From a single Micromonospora carbonacea genomic region:
- a CDS encoding HD domain-containing protein, with protein MDFPPYLASMPMHAITEIHGEPGLRERFRLEIHAFDEEARARLTAALDLAAELHRDDRRVREPYLNHLLRVAIRMMHHYQVRDVDVVVAGLLHDAVEDHPAELAGAHRAEPAAGGDRTAAALATLAARFGPRVARLVAAVTNPAYDPDRDRHAQYREHVAASLDREPWARVVKVSDFTDNGVGLIHTVGPRVYSLAAKYRPLVPVLRELVARPDTPLAPEVKEHIFGQLDLAEERFAAILDEPVEAGAPTGR; from the coding sequence ATGGACTTCCCGCCGTACCTGGCCTCGATGCCCATGCACGCGATCACCGAGATCCACGGAGAGCCGGGCCTGCGGGAACGGTTCCGGCTGGAGATCCACGCGTTCGACGAGGAGGCCCGCGCCCGGCTCACCGCCGCCCTCGACCTCGCCGCCGAGCTGCACCGCGACGACCGGCGGGTGCGCGAGCCGTACCTGAACCACCTGCTGCGGGTCGCGATCCGGATGATGCACCACTACCAGGTGCGCGACGTGGACGTGGTCGTCGCCGGCCTGCTGCACGACGCGGTGGAGGACCACCCGGCGGAGCTGGCGGGCGCGCACCGGGCGGAGCCGGCGGCCGGCGGCGACCGCACGGCCGCGGCGCTGGCGACCCTCGCCGCGCGGTTCGGCCCGCGGGTCGCGCGGCTGGTCGCCGCGGTCACCAATCCGGCGTACGACCCGGACCGGGACCGGCACGCGCAGTACCGGGAGCACGTGGCGGCCAGCCTGGACCGCGAGCCGTGGGCCCGGGTCGTCAAGGTCTCCGACTTCACCGACAACGGGGTCGGGTTGATCCACACCGTCGGGCCGAGGGTCTACTCCCTGGCGGCGAAGTACCGCCCGCTGGTGCCGGTCCTGCGGGAGCTGGTCGCCCGGCCGGACACCCCGCTCGCGCCGGAGGTCAAGGAGCACATCTTCGGCCAGCTCGATCTCGCCGAGGAACGCTTCGCGGCGATCCTCGACGAGCCGGTGGAGGCCGGGGCCCCGACCGGGCGGTGA
- a CDS encoding cellulose-binding domain-containing protein: MRISRARLTPIVAAGAVLAAALAGVGLPTAPATAATGCRIDYVPNQWTGGFTANIRISPGDTAVNGWTLTWTWGGDQRITSGWSAEVSQSGATVTARNVAWNASVPAGGSAEFGVQGTVGANTAGPTGFALNGVPCNGATPPPTTPPPTTPPPTTPPPTTPPPTTPPPTTPPPTTPPPTTPPPAGCGTAVLCDGFENQTGSTPSGDWAVVNPDCSGTGTAAIDTATTHSGSRSLRINGTVGYCNHVFARTTRGLSTLGAVRFARLWVRHTTALPTSHVTFLAMADSADGGKDLRMGGQNGALQWNRASDDATLPEQSPSGVALSLPLATNRWSCVEFMVDGAQGRLNTWVDGTAVTGLTVDGTPTHDIDGQWLNRTWRPQLTDLRLGWESYGEGADTLWFDDVAVGASRIGC; the protein is encoded by the coding sequence ATGAGGATCTCCCGCGCCCGTCTCACCCCGATCGTCGCCGCCGGGGCGGTCCTGGCCGCCGCCCTGGCCGGCGTCGGCCTGCCCACCGCCCCCGCGACCGCCGCCACCGGCTGCCGGATCGACTACGTGCCCAACCAGTGGACCGGCGGCTTCACCGCCAACATCCGGATCAGCCCCGGCGACACCGCCGTCAACGGCTGGACCCTCACCTGGACGTGGGGCGGCGACCAGCGGATCACCAGCGGCTGGAGCGCCGAGGTCAGCCAGTCCGGTGCCACGGTGACCGCCCGCAACGTCGCCTGGAACGCCTCGGTGCCGGCGGGCGGCTCGGCCGAGTTCGGCGTCCAGGGCACCGTCGGCGCGAACACGGCCGGGCCGACCGGGTTCGCGCTCAACGGCGTACCGTGCAACGGCGCGACCCCGCCGCCGACCACGCCGCCCCCGACGACCCCGCCGCCCACCACCCCGCCGCCCACCACCCCGCCCCCGACGACGCCGCCCCCGACCACCCCGCCGCCCACGACGCCGCCGCCCACCACCCCGCCGCCCGCCGGCTGCGGCACGGCCGTGCTCTGCGACGGATTCGAGAACCAGACCGGGTCGACGCCGTCCGGCGACTGGGCGGTGGTCAACCCCGACTGCTCCGGCACCGGCACGGCGGCGATCGACACCGCCACGACGCACAGCGGCAGCCGCTCGCTGCGCATCAACGGCACGGTCGGCTACTGCAACCACGTGTTCGCCCGGACCACCCGGGGCCTGAGCACCCTCGGCGCGGTCCGGTTCGCCCGGCTCTGGGTGCGGCACACCACCGCCCTGCCCACCTCGCACGTCACCTTCCTGGCCATGGCCGACTCCGCCGACGGCGGCAAGGACCTGCGGATGGGCGGCCAGAACGGCGCCCTCCAGTGGAACCGGGCCTCCGACGACGCGACGCTGCCGGAGCAGAGCCCGTCCGGGGTGGCGCTGAGTCTGCCGCTGGCCACCAACCGCTGGTCCTGCGTCGAGTTCATGGTCGACGGCGCGCAGGGCCGGCTGAACACCTGGGTCGACGGCACGGCGGTCACCGGCCTGACCGTGGACGGCACCCCGACCCACGACATCGACGGGCAGTGGCTCAACCGCACGTGGCGTCCGCAGCTCACCGACCTGCGGCTGGGCTGGGAGAGCTACGGGGAGGGGGCCGACACCCTCTGGTTCGACGACGTCGCGGTCGGGGCGAGCCGGATCGGCTGCTGA
- a CDS encoding barstar family protein, with the protein MTEGYAIGLPSWLSIADAGPTDASGERAVLEAASARSRSGLFTALVGALDLPGYVGRNWDALADSLRDRLDAGPLTLVVDEAAQLLADEPVGHLGLLLAVLGDAAGDAPHPLRVVLRDAPERVPAVRRRAARALPRR; encoded by the coding sequence ATGACCGAGGGGTACGCCATCGGGCTGCCGTCGTGGCTGAGCATCGCGGATGCCGGCCCCACGGACGCGTCGGGGGAGCGGGCCGTGCTGGAGGCGGCGAGCGCCCGCAGCCGGTCCGGCCTGTTCACGGCGCTGGTCGGCGCGCTCGACCTGCCCGGCTACGTCGGCCGCAACTGGGACGCGCTCGCCGACAGCCTGCGCGACCGGCTCGACGCCGGCCCGCTGACCCTGGTGGTCGACGAGGCCGCGCAGTTGCTCGCCGACGAACCCGTCGGACACCTCGGCCTGCTCCTGGCGGTCCTCGGTGACGCCGCCGGTGACGCCCCGCACCCGCTGCGCGTGGTGCTGCGGGACGCGCCGGAACGCGTGCCGGCCGTGCGCCGCCGCGCGGCGCGCGCCCTGCCGCGCCGCTGA
- a CDS encoding Gfo/Idh/MocA family protein, protein MSAGATGAPPRVAVIGANGHGRWHRRVIAPLHEAGRLRLVALVDVRPIEPEPAAALPADAAVFTDHAEMLAAAKPDVVVVCTPPHTHLPIARDVLAAGADVLLEKPPVLSMAEHRLLAAALAETGRACQVGFQALGSAALAELTAAVAAGRLGTVTGIATVAAWQRSDGYYARAPWAGRRTLDGRPVLDGALANPLAHAVMQCLAVAEAVTGAPVRPATIELERYRVRPIEVDDTAALRVVPRAGPPIVAAVTLAGEDFVAGEVLVTGSAGRAVLEYPTDRLLLPGDDAPREVPGRRGLLENLLAHRADPAGTPLIAPLARTAPFTAVLEAVQAAPEPTLLGGDLVTATGRGPYRVLTVRGVNAALRAAAASGALLSELGVPWAVPPVRTELTREGAAEAGPVPGH, encoded by the coding sequence ATGAGCGCCGGGGCGACCGGCGCGCCGCCCCGGGTGGCGGTCATCGGCGCGAATGGGCACGGCCGCTGGCACCGCCGGGTGATCGCGCCGCTGCACGAGGCCGGCCGGCTGCGCCTGGTCGCGCTGGTCGACGTACGCCCGATCGAGCCGGAGCCGGCGGCGGCGCTGCCGGCGGACGCGGCGGTCTTCACCGACCACGCGGAGATGCTGGCGGCGGCGAAGCCGGACGTGGTGGTGGTCTGTACCCCGCCGCACACCCACCTGCCGATCGCCCGGGACGTGCTGGCCGCCGGGGCGGACGTGCTGCTGGAGAAGCCGCCGGTGCTGTCGATGGCCGAGCACCGGCTGCTGGCCGCCGCCCTGGCCGAGACGGGCCGGGCCTGCCAGGTCGGTTTCCAGGCCCTCGGGTCGGCGGCGCTGGCCGAGCTGACGGCGGCGGTGGCGGCGGGGCGGCTCGGCACGGTCACCGGCATCGCCACGGTGGCCGCCTGGCAGCGCTCGGACGGCTACTACGCGCGGGCGCCCTGGGCGGGCCGGCGCACGCTGGACGGCCGCCCGGTGCTCGACGGGGCGCTGGCCAACCCGCTCGCCCACGCCGTGATGCAGTGCCTCGCCGTGGCCGAGGCCGTCACCGGCGCGCCGGTGCGGCCGGCGACGATCGAGCTGGAGCGCTACCGGGTGCGCCCCATCGAGGTGGACGACACGGCGGCCCTGCGGGTCGTGCCGCGCGCCGGGCCGCCGATCGTGGCGGCGGTGACCCTGGCCGGCGAGGACTTCGTCGCCGGGGAGGTGCTCGTGACGGGCTCGGCCGGGCGGGCGGTGCTGGAGTATCCGACGGACCGGCTGCTGCTGCCCGGCGACGACGCGCCCCGGGAGGTGCCGGGGCGGCGCGGCCTGCTGGAGAACCTGCTGGCGCACCGGGCCGACCCGGCCGGGACGCCGCTGATCGCTCCGCTGGCGCGCACGGCGCCGTTCACGGCCGTGCTGGAGGCGGTCCAGGCCGCGCCCGAGCCGACGCTGCTCGGCGGCGACCTGGTGACCGCGACCGGTCGGGGGCCGTACCGGGTGCTGACCGTGCGCGGCGTCAACGCGGCGCTGCGGGCGGCGGCCGCCTCCGGGGCGCTGCTGTCGGAGCTGGGTGTGCCGTGGGCGGTGCCGCCGGTGCGCACCGAACTGACACGGGAGGGGGCGGCCGAGGCGGGCCCGGTGCCGGGCCACTGA
- a CDS encoding pectate lyase family protein codes for MRHRFSGAALVALSLLVTPGAAAAAPADAAGPVPRPVERFARQTLPPGDGWAADGVGTTGGSAAAADQVHLVRTRAELVDALGGDNATNRANATPKLIVVDGVVDGFEAADGSLLGCADLADPEYSQAAYLAAYDPAGWGMVPPTGPLEAARVRSVANQTKQTQINVGPNTTIVGLRGATLTGLTLMIDTADNVIVRNLTFDDARDCFPAWSPTDGATGNWNSQYDQVSVRRSEHVWVDHNTFTDGDNPDSAQPVHFGRPYQVHDGSLDVTHTASLVTASYNRFVGRDKLMLIGSSNTVGPDVGRLKVTLHHNMFDRVLQRLPRVRFGQVDVYNNWYRLSGEGFSYAVGVGVQSAAYVENNHFTLGAGIAAGDLLYDWGGTAVTTRGNWVRADGDRARPVDLVAAYNAAHDPDLGGDAGWTPTLRHGQVLPAPLVPLVVGALAGANRLPL; via the coding sequence ATGCGTCACCGCTTTTCCGGGGCGGCCCTGGTCGCCCTGTCCCTGCTGGTCACACCGGGCGCGGCGGCGGCCGCCCCCGCCGACGCCGCCGGCCCGGTGCCCCGGCCCGTCGAACGCTTCGCCCGCCAGACGCTGCCGCCCGGCGACGGCTGGGCGGCCGACGGCGTCGGCACCACCGGCGGCTCGGCCGCCGCCGCCGACCAGGTCCACCTCGTGCGCACCCGCGCCGAGCTGGTCGACGCCCTCGGCGGCGACAACGCCACCAACCGCGCCAACGCCACCCCCAAGCTGATCGTCGTCGACGGCGTGGTCGACGGCTTCGAGGCCGCCGACGGCAGCCTGCTCGGCTGCGCCGACCTGGCCGACCCGGAGTACTCGCAGGCGGCCTACCTGGCCGCGTACGACCCGGCCGGCTGGGGCATGGTGCCGCCGACCGGGCCGCTGGAGGCCGCGCGGGTGCGCTCGGTGGCCAACCAGACGAAGCAGACCCAGATCAACGTCGGCCCGAACACCACCATCGTGGGGCTGCGCGGGGCGACGCTGACCGGGCTGACCCTGATGATCGACACCGCGGACAACGTGATCGTGCGGAACCTGACCTTCGACGACGCCCGGGACTGCTTCCCGGCCTGGTCGCCGACCGACGGCGCGACCGGCAACTGGAACTCCCAGTACGACCAGGTCTCGGTGCGCCGCAGCGAGCACGTCTGGGTCGACCACAACACGTTCACCGACGGCGACAACCCCGACAGCGCGCAGCCGGTGCACTTCGGCCGCCCCTACCAGGTGCACGACGGGTCGCTGGACGTCACCCACACCGCCAGCCTGGTCACCGCCTCGTACAACCGGTTCGTCGGCCGGGACAAGCTGATGCTGATCGGCTCGTCGAACACCGTCGGCCCGGACGTCGGCCGGCTCAAGGTGACCCTGCACCACAACATGTTCGACCGCGTGCTCCAGCGGCTGCCGCGCGTGCGGTTCGGCCAGGTCGACGTCTACAACAACTGGTACCGGCTCTCGGGCGAGGGCTTCTCCTACGCCGTCGGCGTCGGGGTGCAGTCCGCGGCGTACGTGGAGAACAACCACTTCACGCTGGGCGCGGGCATCGCCGCCGGGGACCTGCTCTACGACTGGGGCGGCACCGCCGTCACCACCCGGGGCAACTGGGTGCGCGCCGACGGCGACCGGGCCCGCCCGGTCGACCTGGTGGCCGCGTACAACGCGGCCCACGACCCCGACCTGGGCGGCGACGCCGGCTGGACGCCGACCCTGCGGCACGGCCAGGTGCTGCCCGCGCCGCTGGTCCCGCTCGTGGTCGGCGCGCTCGCCGGCGCGAACCGCCTGCCGCTGTGA
- a CDS encoding MFS transporter produces the protein MDNAPVDRRRIRRGRIATSLAFLLFGTALGVWTARIPAVKEKLGLSDGRLSVALLAFAAGCIVGMALLGRLTDRFGSTRVFIPSAILEGALLVLPGYSDTLVVLSVTLFLFGATHGTLNIAMNANALEVQRAWGKPIMSSFHAIYSIGGFLGAIVGSFFARSGASVGVTFLTVGAGVLVLAVWAALWVLPAAGAPEAAAGSPTAEQGPSRRSLLLVFFGVLVLCTLVGEGAAADWSAVYLRDNLETSPGFAAYGFAAFSIMMTVGRLFGDRLVRALGPVTLVRFSGVLAACGLGAALLVHHPVAGVVGFGLLGAGLSCIAPQVYSAAGNQDPSRAGRALSTVVSIGYLGFLFGPILIGAAATVVGLPSALWIPVVLAVFVAAGATAMRAPSRAGEKQDNAPVPSAGVER, from the coding sequence GTGGACAACGCACCAGTCGACCGCCGTCGGATTCGTCGCGGGAGAATCGCCACGTCCCTGGCGTTCCTGCTCTTCGGAACAGCGCTGGGGGTGTGGACGGCGCGGATTCCGGCGGTAAAGGAGAAGCTCGGGCTCAGTGACGGCCGGTTGAGCGTCGCGCTGCTGGCCTTTGCGGCCGGCTGCATCGTCGGCATGGCGTTGCTCGGTCGCCTCACCGACCGTTTCGGCAGCACCCGGGTGTTCATTCCGTCGGCGATCCTGGAAGGGGCGCTGCTCGTCCTTCCCGGATACAGCGACACCCTGGTGGTCCTGTCGGTCACCCTGTTCCTCTTCGGGGCGACGCACGGCACGCTGAACATCGCGATGAACGCCAATGCGCTTGAGGTGCAGCGGGCCTGGGGAAAACCGATCATGTCGTCGTTCCACGCCATCTACAGCATCGGCGGTTTCCTCGGGGCCATCGTGGGCAGCTTCTTCGCGCGCAGCGGGGCCAGCGTCGGCGTCACCTTCCTCACCGTCGGCGCGGGGGTGCTGGTGCTGGCCGTCTGGGCGGCGCTGTGGGTGCTGCCCGCGGCGGGCGCCCCCGAGGCCGCCGCCGGCTCGCCGACCGCCGAGCAGGGGCCTTCCCGCCGTTCCCTGCTGCTGGTCTTCTTTGGCGTGCTGGTGCTGTGCACGCTCGTCGGCGAGGGCGCGGCCGCCGACTGGAGCGCCGTCTACCTGCGGGACAACCTGGAGACGAGCCCCGGCTTCGCCGCGTACGGATTCGCCGCGTTCTCGATCATGATGACGGTGGGCCGGCTCTTCGGCGACCGGCTGGTGCGCGCCCTGGGACCGGTCACGCTGGTGCGGTTCAGCGGCGTGCTCGCGGCGTGCGGCCTGGGCGCGGCCCTGCTGGTGCACCACCCGGTCGCCGGCGTCGTCGGGTTCGGGCTGCTGGGCGCCGGCCTGTCGTGCATCGCCCCGCAGGTCTACTCCGCCGCCGGGAACCAGGATCCGAGCCGCGCCGGCCGGGCCCTGTCGACCGTGGTCAGCATCGGCTATCTGGGATTCCTGTTCGGCCCTATTCTCATCGGTGCCGCAGCGACCGTGGTGGGATTGCCGTCGGCGTTGTGGATTCCCGTGGTGCTGGCAGTTTTCGTCGCGGCGGGCGCCACCGCGATGCGGGCACCGAGCCGCGCCGGCGAGAAGCAGGACAATGCCCCGGTCCCGTCAGCGGGGGTCGAGCGCTGA
- a CDS encoding DedA family protein, whose translation MDRVLAVLVALPPALVLALVFLLPALEASTFLGLFVPGEIAVLVGGVVAHSGRLPLWAVIAAAVAGAVLGDQAGYLVGRRYGRRLLARTPRRFVRSGELRRALDLVRRRGAVAVLIGRWAAALRALVPGIAGLSGMPRATFTTANVAGGVLWSVTVAVLGFLAGASYRLLERRLGLGGEAVLAVLVVLVTVRLWRHRRATRRTAPPRRG comes from the coding sequence GTGGACCGGGTGCTGGCGGTGCTGGTGGCGTTGCCGCCCGCGCTGGTGCTCGCCCTGGTCTTCCTGCTTCCCGCGCTGGAGGCGTCGACGTTCCTCGGGCTGTTCGTGCCGGGGGAGATCGCCGTGCTGGTGGGCGGGGTGGTGGCGCACTCCGGGCGGCTGCCGCTGTGGGCCGTGATCGCGGCCGCCGTGGCGGGGGCGGTGCTGGGCGACCAGGCCGGCTACCTGGTCGGCCGCCGCTACGGCCGCCGGCTGCTGGCCCGCACGCCCCGCCGGTTCGTCCGCTCGGGCGAGCTGCGGCGCGCGCTCGACCTGGTGCGCCGCCGGGGCGCGGTCGCCGTGCTGATCGGCCGCTGGGCGGCGGCGCTGCGGGCCCTGGTGCCGGGGATCGCCGGGCTCAGCGGGATGCCGCGGGCCACGTTCACCACGGCCAACGTGGCCGGCGGGGTGCTCTGGTCGGTCACGGTGGCGGTGCTCGGGTTCCTCGCGGGCGCCTCGTACCGGCTGCTGGAGCGCCGCCTCGGCCTCGGCGGGGAGGCGGTGCTGGCCGTGCTCGTGGTCCTGGTGACGGTCCGGCTGTGGCGGCACCGCCGGGCGACCCGCCGGACCGCCCCGCCGCGCCGGGGCTGA